The genome window CAATTGGCCGCCGACCCTAAGGCGATGGTCCATATTGGCTGGCTGCTGGGCTTAGGACACCTCTCCCCTACTATTCTGACCCAGATTCGGGCGCAACATGCCAAAGGAATTCGGAATTTTATCCTGATGGGGCACAGCCAGGGAGCCGCACTGACGCTTTTGCTTCGTTCATACCTGCATTATTTGGTGCAAAAAGGCGATTTGCCCAAGGATTTGAATTTCAAGACGTATTGCAGCGCCTGCCCTAAACCCGGTAACCTTTTCTTCGCCTACGACTACGAGTACATTACCCGAAATGGAACGGCCTTTACCATTTTAAATGCCGCCGACTGGGTACCCGAAACTCCTTTTTCGCTGCAAACGCTTAAAGATTTTAATGCGGTAAATCCGTTCCAGGATATCAAACCCAAATTGCGCAAACAGTCCTTTCTCGTTCGGGTGTACGCCGGTACGATCTTCCGCAAGCTGGACGGACGGACCCGACGATCACAGCGGACATTTGAGAAATACCTGGGTCGGCAGGTTTCCAAGTTGGTCAAAAAATCATTGCCTCAGTTCCAGACGCCGGATTATGCCCCAAGCAATAACTACATGCGGGCGGGTGTGCCCATTGTCTTGCAACCCGATGAAGCCTATCGCCGGGAGTTTCCAGACAACCCCGAAAAGGTTTTTATGCATCATGGCTTTGTTCAGTATGCTTCTTTGGCAAAACGAATTTATCAATCAAACTGATAGTCAGGCCATAAGCATAGAAAAGGAAATTTATTGATTATCCACTTACTCTTTGGACTTTGCAAAAGAAACCTTTTCAGTATCTTGCTCCCTTAGTATACGACTCTAATTAACATTGTGCCGTTCGGACGAAGATGAAAACCAGTAATTCTTTTAAACTAGTACCGCTTGCCGTTTCACTACTCACTGCCGCAACCGTTTTTAATTGTACGCAAAAGCAAGAGACAACTGAAACAAAAGCAGCTGTAACCAGCAGCGTAGCCGGAGCCACCGCAGCACCCGCCCCAACCGAAACCACCGCCCCGGAAAAGGTTGCCGACCCAACCAGCATCCCGGCGGACAAAATTGCCGATGCCGCAACCATTCTGGCCCGGAAACAAGTACCCATCCTGTGTTACCACCAGATTCGTCCGTGGCGGGCCAGTGACTCAAAAAGCGCGAAAGACTACATCATCCCAACCGATGTGTTCAAAGCCCAACTGAAAATGCTGGCCGACAGTGGGTATCATTCCATCACACCCGACCAAATGTATGCTTACCTGACTACCGGAGCGGCCCTACCCTCCAAGCCAGTTATGTTTACGTTTGATGACGGAACGCTGGAACACCACGAAATTGCGGCCAAGGAACTCGAAAAGCACGGCTTCAAAGGCGTCTTTTTCATTATGACGGTA of Tellurirhabdus bombi contains these proteins:
- a CDS encoding polysaccharide deacetylase family protein, yielding MKTSNSFKLVPLAVSLLTAATVFNCTQKQETTETKAAVTSSVAGATAAPAPTETTAPEKVADPTSIPADKIADAATILARKQVPILCYHQIRPWRASDSKSAKDYIIPTDVFKAQLKMLADSGYHSITPDQMYAYLTTGAALPSKPVMFTFDDGTLEHHEIAAKELEKHGFKGVFFIMTVAIGRRGFQPYLDKQQIKDLADRGHIIGCHTWDHHNVKKYQGNDWVEQIEKPTKKLEELTGKPVRYFAYPFGLWNHEATVELKKRGYLAAFQLSEKKRDEENPLQSVRRIIASGYWSPKTLHNSMKNSFQ
- a CDS encoding lipase family protein, producing the protein MKLLALSTFFVLLLSSASRAQQGLQPGFLVQEYLDLLGVAAQQYDSLAPKDKVPLSPRYKFLYRSPEVGLMNRWALWLRDDQVAVIDIRGTTKDTPSWLENFYAAMVPATGSLTLNDSTTFTYQLAADPKAMVHIGWLLGLGHLSPTILTQIRAQHAKGIRNFILMGHSQGAALTLLLRSYLHYLVQKGDLPKDLNFKTYCSACPKPGNLFFAYDYEYITRNGTAFTILNAADWVPETPFSLQTLKDFNAVNPFQDIKPKLRKQSFLVRVYAGTIFRKLDGRTRRSQRTFEKYLGRQVSKLVKKSLPQFQTPDYAPSNNYMRAGVPIVLQPDEAYRREFPDNPEKVFMHHGFVQYASLAKRIYQSN